From a region of the Qipengyuania spongiae genome:
- a CDS encoding S-(hydroxymethyl)glutathione dehydrogenase/class III alcohol dehydrogenase encodes MKSRAAVAFEAGKPLEIVEIDVAPPRKGEVLIRVTHTGVCHTDAYTLEGSDPEGVFPVVLGHEGAGIVVEVGEGVTSVVPGDHVIPLYTAECGKCDFCLSGKTNLCVAVRETQGKGLMPDGTTRFSYNGQPLYHYMGCSTFSEYTVVAEVSLAKINPEANPEHVCLLGCGVTTGIGAVHNTAKVQPGDSVAVFGLGGIGLAAIQGARQAKAGRIIAIDTNPSKFELARQFGATECINPKDHDKPIQQVLIEMTGWGIDHTFECIGNVHVMRAALESAHRGWGQSIVIGVAGAGEEISTRPFQLVTGRVWKGSAFGGVKGRTQLPGMVEDAMRGDIDLAPFVTHTMGLEEINEAFQLMHEGKSIRSVIHY; translated from the coding sequence ATGAAATCTCGCGCCGCTGTAGCCTTCGAAGCGGGCAAGCCACTCGAAATCGTCGAGATCGATGTCGCCCCACCCCGGAAAGGCGAAGTCCTCATACGGGTGACGCACACCGGTGTGTGCCACACCGACGCGTACACGCTGGAGGGGAGTGATCCGGAGGGTGTTTTCCCGGTGGTTCTGGGCCACGAGGGCGCGGGCATCGTTGTCGAGGTCGGTGAAGGCGTCACCAGCGTCGTGCCGGGCGATCACGTGATTCCGCTCTACACCGCCGAGTGCGGCAAGTGCGACTTCTGCCTGTCGGGCAAGACCAACCTGTGCGTCGCTGTCCGCGAAACGCAGGGCAAGGGCTTGATGCCCGATGGGACCACCCGCTTTTCGTACAACGGTCAGCCCCTCTATCATTACATGGGCTGTTCAACCTTCAGTGAATATACTGTCGTCGCCGAAGTCTCGCTCGCCAAGATCAATCCCGAGGCAAACCCCGAACACGTCTGCCTGCTCGGCTGCGGCGTCACGACCGGCATCGGCGCAGTCCATAATACCGCCAAGGTCCAGCCCGGAGACTCGGTCGCCGTGTTCGGACTCGGCGGCATCGGCCTCGCGGCGATTCAGGGTGCGCGCCAGGCGAAGGCGGGTCGCATCATCGCCATCGACACCAATCCGTCCAAGTTCGAGCTGGCACGCCAGTTCGGTGCGACCGAGTGCATCAACCCCAAGGACCATGACAAGCCCATCCAGCAAGTGCTGATCGAGATGACGGGCTGGGGCATCGATCATACCTTCGAGTGCATCGGCAACGTCCACGTCATGCGCGCCGCGCTTGAATCAGCGCACCGTGGCTGGGGTCAGTCGATCGTGATCGGCGTTGCCGGCGCGGGCGAGGAAATCTCCACCCGCCCATTCCAGCTCGTCACGGGCCGCGTATGGAAGGGGTCAGCTTTCGGCGGCGTCAAGGGACGGACACAGCTCCCCGGCATGGTCGAGGACGCGATGAGAGGCGATATCGATCTGGCCCCGTTCGTAACCCACACGATGGGTTTGGAGGAGATCAACGAGGCCTTCCAATTGATGCACGAAGGCAAGTCGATCCGCTCGGTCATTCACTACTGA